The Phoenix dactylifera cultivar Barhee BC4 chromosome 9, palm_55x_up_171113_PBpolish2nd_filt_p, whole genome shotgun sequence genome window below encodes:
- the LOC103712382 gene encoding 50S ribosomal protein L1, translated as MARLDTLISHARRHCLRPSHVPRIPFSSPSPFLGFLRSLSSSSPIKPVSYPIKPHDPSAPEEEEPKTPPRPPQRRQREDLRADFQPQESGPEPQANAGSRPWTREDARFVKDIPVISSVSYPSRVAPLPEDRTTAPAEEGAEEDKNGKDEQLRREARRIESDARGRSFFAIQEEEKIPFPTLIKLEKRPQKVPMDLVEAIRGVKANAKRKFVETVEAHVNLGVDPRRGDQMVRGALTLPHGTGKTVRVAVFAEGPAADEARAAGADVVGGDELIEEIKNGGGKLNFDKCIATPMFMPRLSKIARILGPRGLMPNPKLGSVTSDVSGAVNAAKCGRIDFKIDKTAIVHAGLGKVNFSEEALRENIGAFVHALLLAKPVGLKRTSKYAGYVKNFTLSSTMGPGFPVSIPSLSAAADHYKLQVK; from the exons ATGGCCCGCCTGGATACCCTCATATCCCACGCTCGCCGCCATTGCCTCCGACCTTCGCACGTCCCGCGTATCCccttctcctctccctccccATTTCTAGGGTTCTTGAGGTCTCTCTCCTCGTCGTCTCCCATCAAGCCGGTTTCTTACCCCATCAAACCACATGATCCCTCCGCTCCCGAGGAGGAGGAACCCAAGACCCCTCCGCGCCCGCCGCAGAGAAGGCAGCGCGAGGATCTTCGGGCCGACTTCCAGCCTCAAGAATCTGGCCCGGAACCCCAGGCTAATGCGGGATCCCGGCCCTGGACTCGAGAAGACGCCCGGTTCGTGAAGGATATTCCGGTGATATCTTCAGTTTCCTATCCGTCCCGAGTGGCGCCTCTCCCTGAAGACAGGACAACAGCTCCGGCGGAAGAGGGAGCGGAGGAGGACAAGAATGGGAAAGATGAGCAGCTGCGAAGAGAGGCGAGGAGGATCGAATCGGATGCCCGTGGGAGGAGCTTTTTTGCTAttcaagaagaggagaagattcCCTTCCCGACGCTCATCAAGCTTGAGAAGAGGCCACAGAAGGTTCCTATGGATCTGGTGGAGGCCATTCGGGGAGTCAAG GCCAATGCAAAGCGCAAATTTGTTGAAACGGTTGAAGCTCATGTTAATTTGGGTGTTGATCCACGTCGAGGTGACCAG ATGGTGCGTGGTGCTTTGACACTGCCTCATGGCACTGGAAAG aCTGTTAGAGTAGCAGTGTTTGCTGAAGGGCCTGCAGCAGATGAAGCCAGAGCTGCAGGAGCTGACGTAGTTGGCGGCGATGAACTTATTGAGGAAATTAAAAATG GAGGGGGCAAACTTAACTTTGACAAGTGTATCGCAACTCCTATGTTTATGCCCCGTCTTTCCAAG ATTGCCAGGATCCTTGGTCCACGTGGTTTGATGCCGAATCCTAAA CTAGGATCTGTGACAAGTGATGTTTCTGGTGCGGTAAATGCGGCAAAATGCGGTCGGATTGATTTTAAAATTGATAAAACTGCTATTGTGCATGCAGGCCTTGGGAAG GTGAACTTTTCTGAGGAGGCCCTCCGTGAAAATATTGGAGCTTTTGTACATGCTCTTTTGCTTGCAAAGCCTGTGGGACTGAAAAGAA CTTCCAAATATGCTGGATATGTGAAGAATTTCACATTGAGTAGCACG ATGGGACCTGGATTTCCTGTTTCAATACCGTCATTATCTGCGGCTGCAGATCATTATAAGTTACAAGTCAAGTAG